The Winslowiella toletana region CACCGGTATTAGTGCCGGAAACCGCACAGCCTGCGACAATCGTCGCCGAAACCAGAAAAGTCTGCGTTGGCAATGACCGTGCACTGCTGACGTATAACGTCAGCAAGATGCACAGTACAGGTACACGTCTGGTGATGAGCACTGACATTCCTGACAACCCGTTATCCCTGACAACAAGAATCAGTAGTTCACAACGACGTTAATAGTGTCTGAGTAGGTTCCTACCGGGATATTCGCGTTGTAATCTCCGCCGGTAATCCGTCCATAGATAGGGTAGTTTTCACCGTTGACCGGATCGGGCGTACCACTGGCAGTCAGATCCGCGCCGTCGGCAATTACCGTCGCAAAGCCAGCGTCGTTATACAGCGTATAGGCAATGCCCTGAGTGTTATCGCTGTCCAGCAGCAGATAACGTGGTGAGGCGGTAACATCACCATAGGTATCACCGGACGGGGCGCCATTACTGCTGTCAATCTGTACGTTGTAATCTTCGTCGTTGGTGCAGTTGACATAGATACCGTTACCCACCGGACCAACCAACGTGGCGGTAAGCGTATCAAAGGTCGCTGCACTGGTACCAAAGCTCAAATCACCGAAGTCGACATTGGTGGTAGTCGGTTGACCATTGACCAGACAGCCGGTTGTCAGCGTCAATGTGGCATTAATCGTTCCCGTTGTGGTGGCGGCAAAGCCTGAAGAAGCAACACCGAGGCTCAGACCACAACCCATCAGAAAAAGCTTCATTTTCATAATTATTCCTTACTAATTAGTGTGATGATTGTGCTTTCCAGACTGGCTAACAATTAACAAAAAAAGCTGTTTTGGATCCCTCTGGCTACAGGTTATTGAAGTACCGATGAATTAGTTCGAAATTTGAATTAATGCTTATGCATCAATTTTATTAATTATATATCACCCTCACCTCTGCCCTTACAATCAAAATTAAAAAATATTTCAAAGTATGTGGATTACAACCAAAATGATTGAGTCACGTTACCAGCTGGGGCCTCGTCGCACATGTCAAAGATATTACTGGCTGGCTATAGGCGATTTTTTTCTCCAGTGGTATTTTCTTCCCTCAATAAAATCGATTAATTGATTTAATAAATCGCGCAGCCCACAGCCGGCGGCAATAACAGTGTTTTTATTCAGACTTTTCGCAGAAAATACGCCTGAGTAATTTTCTTTTATCCACACCAAATCATCAGCTCATTGGTTATCAGCACTTGGGAATATCTATGCTTGTTAGTTCGTACGATCAACCGCTGGTCATTTTCTCATTTATCGTGGCATTTCTTGCCTCGTATACCGCTCTCGATATGGCCGGCCGCGTTGCCACTACCAGTGGTAAGGCCGCGCTGATTTGGCTGATTGGCGGCGGCTTTGCCATGGGAATTGGCATCTGGTCAATGCACTTTATTGGCATGCTGGCGATGAACTTGCCAATGGTAATGAGCTACAGCGCTCTGCTTACCGCCCTGTCGATGTTTATCGCCATTGCTGCTTCGATTTTTGCCCTGTGGATCGTCTGCTACGGAGAACTGCCGCTGTTGCGGCTCGCCAGTGGCGCGCTGATACTGGGCAGCGGCGTGGTAGCGATGCACTACACCGGCATGGCGGCACTGATGTTTGAGCCGGGTATTGTCTGGCATTGGGGCTGGATAGCCTGCTCGGTAGCGATTGCCCTCGCCGCTTCGGGTGCCGCGCTATGGCTGGCGTTTAACCTGCGCAAAAATAGCAGTCGGGTAGCATGGCTGCGCGCCGGTGCGGCAATTATTATGGGTATCGCGATTGCGGGTATGCACTATACCGGCATGGCGGCTGCCAGCTTTCCGGCAGGCAGCCACGCCACTCACGCCGGTGTTAACAGCAACTGGCTGGCAATTCTGGTGATGGTGGTAACCTTGTCGATACTCGGTATTACGCTGCTGGTATCGATGCTGGATGCGCGTTTGCAGGCCCGTACCTCGGTACTGGCTTCATCACTGGCAGAAGCGAATCGTGAGCTGGCTCAGCTGGCACTGCACGATAAC contains the following coding sequences:
- a CDS encoding Csu type fimbrial protein, translating into MKMKLFLMGCGLSLGVASSGFAATTTGTINATLTLTTGCLVNGQPTTTNVDFGDLSFGTSAATFDTLTATLVGPVGNGIYVNCTNDEDYNVQIDSSNGAPSGDTYGDVTASPRYLLLDSDNTQGIAYTLYNDAGFATVIADGADLTASGTPDPVNGENYPIYGRITGGDYNANIPVGTYSDTINVVVNY